A genome region from Polyodon spathula isolate WHYD16114869_AA chromosome 19, ASM1765450v1, whole genome shotgun sequence includes the following:
- the LOC121294627 gene encoding uncharacterized protein LOC121294627 isoform X1 — translation MLNPDRTIHVWRKKNAQKEMVKANVNYSNYPCFGSETNFADVARLQCSSRKETAFLAGSARYYCVTSDWLFKAYRFRGNNRQPIRLRERRGLQQAAVRLLLTTTIGDHRNIYESGHSNFWPLLVRGFLDTLVAHYR, via the exons atgCTTAATCCGGATCGGACTATTCACGTCTGGAGGAAGAAGAATGCCCAAAAAGAGATGGTAAAAGCAAACGTCAACTACTCAAATTATCCATGTTTCGGATCAGAGACAAACTTCGCGGATGTTGCTCGGCTTCAGTGTTCAAGCAGGAAAGAGACCGCTTTTCTTGCAGGCAGCGCCAGATACTATTGTGTGACGAGCGACTGGCTATTTAAAGCGTACAGGTTCCGCGGAAACAATCGTCAGCCAATAAGACTCCGGGAGAGAAGAG gtttgcaACAAGCAGCTGTTCGTTTGCTTCTAACCACTACTATTGGGGACCATCGCAACATTTATGAAAGTGGGCACAGTAATTTCTGGCCTCTGCTAGTAAGAGGCTTTCTGGATACATTGGTGGCACATTATCGGTGA